One segment of Ferrimicrobium sp. DNA contains the following:
- a CDS encoding Pvc16 family protein: protein MIHHIDTAVESFVRQVVGVPNHVADVVFAAPSAITDSSMARPTFAIYLWQIVPHHSLSRGGFEDHLVGSRPARRPPSPFLKFRYFITVSAGESRDEHALLGEILTSVLAHDKLPQETLPEPLKGLRIGLELADEGEEFPASLLEANKIRLGLSITVAVPAEIGEWIQRGAPIESVALSASSIASPTPARAGRAGEQPLRKRRDGSAIVMEGRSENSKETPS, encoded by the coding sequence ATGATTCATCACATCGATACGGCCGTTGAGTCGTTCGTGAGGCAGGTCGTGGGCGTTCCAAACCATGTCGCTGATGTGGTATTCGCCGCACCCAGCGCAATCACCGACTCCTCGATGGCGCGCCCCACCTTTGCGATTTACCTCTGGCAAATCGTTCCGCACCACAGCCTGAGTCGCGGAGGATTCGAAGATCACCTCGTTGGCTCTCGGCCCGCGCGAAGACCACCCTCCCCGTTCCTGAAGTTTCGCTATTTCATCACGGTGAGCGCCGGAGAGTCTCGAGATGAGCATGCGTTGCTCGGGGAGATCTTAACCTCGGTACTTGCACACGACAAGCTCCCACAGGAAACTCTCCCAGAACCGCTCAAGGGTCTTCGTATCGGCCTTGAACTAGCTGACGAGGGAGAGGAGTTCCCCGCGTCCTTGCTTGAAGCGAATAAGATCCGGTTAGGCCTCTCGATTACCGTCGCAGTTCCTGCAGAGATTGGCGAGTGGATACAACGGGGTGCTCCTATCGAGTCTGTCGCTTTATCGGCCTCTTCCATCGCTTCACCGACTCCAGCGCGAGCGGGCCGTGCCGGTGAGCAGCCACTGCGGAAAAGACGCGACGGTTCCGCCATTGTCATGGAGGGAAGATCGGAGAACAGCAAGGAGACTCCCTCATGA
- a CDS encoding carboxypeptidase-like regulatory domain-containing protein, whose protein sequence is MRLSVNPSRQNVEPGQEATFTLEVTNTSSVISGHQVRILGLDQAWVQIDDPTISLFPDTSTSTTIHINLPATLPSGTRQFVIEVESLTPPTETDQVRCDIVIPERTQMRLSLDPPTTTAGKEARIGVLVDNRGTGEVSTSLTGSDEPQQIAFSFEPGDLSLQPGEKLLVSAILRAKRPWLGSPKLRSFRIATTSLGEGVIAQGSWVQNPRLSRGVLALLGLVVAGTIFAAVIAGSLSQVVDRSNANSTLALQVAQAAQTKAVTGTGSIAGTVDLATSHAPVSGVTVDLYQPSNLTAPAASVATTTQGTYRFLNLAAGSYDLSYTGAGFSELWYPGVSASNHAKPVQLRDGQRLTGVNISIGALPVSISGKVTGLPATGATLALQLPTSNPLTSVSASSTAPASATPNGVVVASTTLGTNGTFSFSNIPSPETYQLVLTKQGDAPVVQTVTLSSGVSQSGIDLVLTPGNGVISGLVEGAQGPIGGATITATVGTTTISTVSLTNAPHVGSFTVNGLATPSNVSLNISANGYAAQTLAITLAPNQHVTGIVVNLAPGIGSISGVVTTPSGTAPGGVTVTATFGSHTLTTVTASTGTIGSYTLGNLAVPGTYTVTFSRSDLLSQTVVVQLNATIPNAINTNATMVANTATLTGVVSESNGSGIGNATVELVSGSATYSVQTATSPTAGAYSIVGIQPGTYTLNYTRVGGLPISSIVTLTAGEDLTKNQQLSPAAAITAQVVEATSGQAVAGAQIDLYLSSDYAPGATPLATTTTNTSGDFTLSNLEAPQSYLITVAYPPGSAPSTSYNVTTQEGVTVCATNGSTTTSSCQISIQVNG, encoded by the coding sequence ATGCGCCTCTCGGTCAACCCCTCGCGTCAGAACGTCGAACCCGGCCAAGAGGCGACCTTCACCCTTGAGGTGACCAACACCAGTAGCGTCATCAGCGGCCATCAAGTTCGTATACTCGGCCTTGACCAGGCCTGGGTCCAGATCGATGACCCTACGATCTCATTGTTCCCTGATACCAGCACATCAACTACCATCCACATCAATCTCCCCGCAACGCTTCCATCAGGGACCCGTCAGTTTGTTATTGAGGTCGAGTCGCTGACCCCGCCGACAGAGACCGATCAGGTGCGCTGTGACATCGTCATCCCTGAGCGCACCCAGATGCGTCTCTCTCTGGATCCACCAACCACGACCGCCGGCAAGGAGGCACGAATCGGTGTCCTCGTGGACAACCGGGGAACCGGGGAGGTGTCCACATCACTCACCGGAAGCGATGAACCCCAACAGATCGCCTTTAGCTTTGAGCCCGGGGATCTCAGTCTGCAACCGGGTGAGAAACTCCTCGTCTCGGCGATACTCCGAGCTAAGCGTCCATGGCTTGGTAGCCCAAAGCTGCGGAGCTTCCGAATCGCGACCACCTCCTTAGGCGAAGGGGTCATTGCCCAAGGATCCTGGGTCCAGAACCCACGCCTTAGCCGTGGCGTCCTCGCTCTCCTTGGACTCGTCGTCGCCGGTACCATCTTTGCAGCCGTCATCGCTGGTTCGCTCTCCCAAGTCGTCGATCGATCTAACGCCAACAGCACCCTCGCCCTCCAAGTGGCACAGGCTGCGCAGACGAAAGCGGTGACCGGAACTGGTTCGATCGCCGGGACCGTCGATCTGGCGACGTCGCACGCCCCCGTCAGTGGCGTCACCGTCGATCTCTATCAGCCCTCAAACCTCACCGCTCCCGCAGCCTCAGTCGCCACAACCACCCAAGGAACCTACCGTTTCTTGAACCTCGCGGCTGGTTCCTATGATCTGTCCTACACAGGTGCGGGCTTCAGTGAACTCTGGTACCCAGGAGTATCTGCGAGCAACCATGCCAAACCGGTGCAACTGCGTGATGGGCAGCGGCTCACGGGTGTCAATATCTCGATCGGTGCATTGCCCGTCTCAATTTCCGGCAAGGTAACAGGACTTCCTGCCACCGGAGCAACCCTTGCCTTGCAGCTTCCAACGAGCAATCCGCTGACGTCGGTCTCGGCAAGTTCAACGGCACCCGCATCAGCGACTCCCAATGGAGTTGTCGTCGCCTCAACCACACTTGGAACAAACGGCACCTTCTCATTCTCGAACATTCCTTCGCCAGAGACCTACCAACTCGTCCTCACCAAACAGGGGGATGCACCTGTGGTCCAGACGGTTACCCTGAGTTCGGGGGTGAGCCAGTCAGGGATTGACCTTGTCCTCACGCCAGGTAACGGGGTGATCTCTGGGCTCGTCGAGGGTGCCCAAGGACCCATTGGGGGCGCCACCATCACGGCCACCGTCGGCACTACGACCATCTCCACTGTATCGCTAACCAACGCACCCCATGTCGGCTCGTTCACCGTCAACGGACTCGCGACACCGTCGAATGTAAGCCTGAACATTAGCGCAAACGGATACGCAGCCCAAACATTGGCCATTACCCTTGCGCCAAATCAACATGTCACTGGTATCGTCGTCAACCTGGCCCCAGGAATCGGCTCCATCAGCGGCGTGGTGACAACGCCAAGTGGGACTGCCCCTGGAGGTGTCACCGTCACTGCGACGTTCGGGTCCCATACACTCACGACCGTCACTGCCAGCACCGGAACGATCGGCTCCTACACCCTTGGGAATCTGGCAGTACCGGGCACCTACACCGTAACTTTTTCGCGTTCCGATCTGCTAAGTCAGACCGTGGTGGTCCAGCTCAACGCCACTATCCCTAACGCGATCAATACCAATGCCACCATGGTGGCAAACACCGCGACACTCACGGGAGTCGTTAGCGAATCAAATGGCAGCGGCATCGGCAACGCGACGGTTGAACTCGTCTCCGGTTCGGCAACATACTCCGTCCAAACCGCGACTTCACCGACCGCCGGTGCGTACAGCATCGTGGGCATCCAGCCCGGCACCTACACTCTCAACTACACTCGAGTCGGTGGCCTACCCATCTCGTCGATCGTTACCTTAACCGCCGGAGAGGACCTCACCAAAAACCAACAGCTTTCGCCTGCAGCGGCCATCACCGCACAGGTCGTCGAGGCAACATCGGGCCAAGCGGTTGCCGGTGCCCAGATCGATCTTTACCTCTCGTCCGATTATGCCCCTGGAGCGACCCCACTGGCCACCACGACAACCAATACCAGTGGCGACTTCACGCTGTCGAATCTTGAGGCACCTCAGTCCTATCTCATTACCGTGGCCTACCCGCCGGGTAGCGCCCCGAGTACCTCATACAATGTCACAACGCAAGAGGGGGTGACGGTCTGTGCAACCAACGGATCCACCACCACCTCGAGTTGTCAGATCTCCATTCAGGTGAACGGATGA
- a CDS encoding carboxypeptidase regulatory-like domain-containing protein — protein sequence MTTESRLRCQVVESTQALIPGEPASIVLAVTNASAVIDAIRVNVEGPPEIHWNVEPELLALFPDDSGQVVIHLDPQLGLDAGDLDINVVVVATSDPDAPEALPFRFTVAPVAGIALTSSPTKLVKHARGVFKLDCTNDGNTPLDIDFGAQESTHALRFTYAPPTMRLRPGEHALVSVGVRTKRKLLGNEIAYPIDLIATAPETQANQQVTFTRRPLIPRGARTLLVLGAIVAAWAIIVVVALTHALGASPLSKVVPASFYATSHSSGTAPAGAVPKSGIAIGIGGTLTGSVDAASTGNGVGRVTVQAFNINGSHVSLVASAATTSAGVWSIPGLAPGTYALDVSAPGYQTTWYPNTTSIATAKLIHVQSLSTIGNLRLVAHGLPGAISGTVNSGEDPSPPITVTVLPETGSNTPSGAKPLATTTVNAQGDYSLANLPTPGTYDLSFSSAGFGVGQAVDTLTGGQHFVANTVVLTASPGTITGTVTAAGQPLGGVTVTATGSGTKVTTATPTSGPVGTYLLANLPTPGTYAITFSAPGYGSTSVAEQLGPGQSLSNINVALTGGAGDVSGTVTSSSGGPLGGVTVTANTESSAVTTTTATTGAEAGSYLLANLPTPGTYAITFSAPGYQSQTVDVTLSTNATASGINATLAPATGTVEGLVETASDQGLAGASITLSNGSTTITTVTASTPAGSYELPEVAPGTYAITATLNGYQSNTVEVQAVAGKTVTAPNLVLTSSGQAS from the coding sequence ATGACGACAGAGTCGCGACTTCGCTGTCAGGTGGTCGAGTCGACTCAGGCTCTAATACCTGGGGAACCCGCATCGATTGTTCTTGCGGTGACGAACGCGAGTGCCGTCATCGATGCCATTCGCGTCAACGTGGAGGGACCACCGGAGATCCATTGGAACGTCGAGCCTGAGCTGCTGGCGCTCTTTCCCGACGACAGCGGACAAGTGGTCATCCATCTCGATCCTCAGCTTGGGCTCGACGCAGGTGATCTCGACATCAACGTAGTGGTCGTTGCCACGAGCGACCCAGATGCACCCGAAGCGTTGCCCTTTCGCTTCACCGTCGCACCCGTGGCAGGCATCGCGCTGACCAGTTCGCCTACCAAACTCGTCAAACACGCTCGTGGGGTCTTCAAGCTCGACTGCACCAACGATGGCAACACTCCACTTGACATCGACTTTGGTGCTCAAGAATCTACTCATGCGTTGCGATTCACCTACGCACCACCGACGATGCGTCTGCGCCCAGGCGAGCACGCTCTCGTTTCCGTCGGGGTGCGCACAAAACGCAAGCTTCTTGGCAACGAGATCGCCTACCCGATCGATCTCATCGCAACTGCGCCAGAGACCCAAGCAAACCAACAGGTGACCTTCACTCGCCGTCCGCTCATCCCACGAGGTGCGCGCACGCTGCTCGTTCTCGGCGCGATCGTCGCAGCCTGGGCCATCATCGTTGTCGTTGCACTCACTCATGCGCTCGGCGCCTCACCTCTGTCGAAGGTTGTTCCAGCATCCTTCTACGCAACCTCTCACTCCAGCGGAACCGCACCCGCAGGAGCGGTCCCAAAGAGCGGTATCGCCATTGGCATCGGCGGAACGCTCACCGGTTCGGTGGATGCCGCTAGCACCGGCAACGGCGTGGGAAGAGTGACCGTCCAGGCCTTCAACATCAATGGTTCCCATGTCTCTCTCGTCGCCTCAGCGGCGACGACCTCCGCCGGTGTATGGTCAATCCCTGGCCTCGCACCCGGGACCTATGCGCTTGACGTCTCCGCCCCCGGGTACCAGACCACCTGGTATCCCAACACCACTTCGATTGCCACTGCGAAGCTGATCCACGTTCAGTCCTTGTCGACTATCGGGAACCTGCGCCTGGTAGCCCATGGACTCCCGGGCGCCATCAGTGGAACGGTCAACTCCGGGGAGGATCCTTCGCCTCCCATCACTGTCACTGTCTTGCCGGAGACGGGCTCGAATACCCCAAGCGGAGCCAAACCGCTTGCAACCACCACCGTCAACGCACAAGGTGACTACTCGCTGGCGAACCTGCCGACACCAGGGACCTATGACTTGAGCTTTAGCTCCGCTGGCTTCGGAGTGGGTCAAGCCGTGGATACCCTGACGGGAGGTCAACACTTCGTCGCTAACACGGTCGTCTTAACCGCGAGCCCTGGCACGATCACCGGCACGGTCACCGCTGCTGGTCAGCCCTTGGGCGGGGTCACGGTCACCGCAACGGGATCTGGGACAAAAGTTACCACCGCAACCCCAACCAGTGGACCGGTCGGGACCTATCTGCTGGCGAACCTGCCGACACCAGGGACCTATGCCATCACCTTTTCGGCACCCGGATACGGGTCAACGAGCGTCGCTGAGCAGCTCGGACCTGGTCAGAGCCTCTCGAACATCAACGTAGCGCTCACGGGAGGTGCCGGTGATGTCTCCGGGACCGTTACCTCGAGTTCAGGAGGTCCTCTCGGCGGCGTCACGGTCACGGCCAACACTGAATCGAGTGCCGTCACCACCACCACGGCGACCACCGGAGCGGAGGCGGGCTCCTATCTGCTGGCGAACCTGCCGACACCAGGGACCTATGCCATCACCTTTTCGGCACCCGGCTATCAATCACAGACCGTCGACGTTACCCTTAGCACCAACGCCACTGCTTCAGGCATCAACGCCACCTTGGCGCCCGCCACAGGCACCGTCGAAGGACTTGTTGAGACCGCAAGCGATCAGGGTTTAGCCGGGGCGAGCATCACCCTCTCGAACGGATCGACGACAATCACCACCGTAACTGCATCAACCCCTGCCGGGAGCTACGAGCTGCCAGAGGTTGCACCAGGGACCTATGCCATCACCGCAACGCTCAACGGGTACCAATCCAATACCGTCGAGGTACAGGCGGTGGCCGGCAAGACCGTTACCGCACCCAACCTCGTACTCACCTCCTCGGGACAAGCGAGCTAG
- a CDS encoding septum formation family protein — translation MTKREQTSALRVGIRPIKVLLVVLLASVASACGLISSSSTKTVSVFKLTVGQCLVPPKKIQADLTSITVIPCSEPHTQQVFGLAKVPGGPSASYPQSLDAEANGECLDRFAGFVGVPYERSKLFFTYLLPSVGSWAAGDRTVVCVLESVTGPLHRSARDSKL, via the coding sequence ATGACAAAGAGAGAGCAGACGAGTGCTCTGCGCGTAGGGATTCGTCCCATCAAGGTGTTGCTGGTTGTGCTGTTGGCCAGCGTAGCCTCTGCATGCGGACTCATCTCGTCGAGTAGCACAAAAACAGTCTCGGTCTTCAAACTCACAGTAGGTCAGTGCCTCGTGCCGCCCAAAAAAATTCAAGCGGACTTGACCTCAATCACGGTTATCCCCTGTAGCGAACCTCACACTCAACAGGTTTTTGGGCTCGCCAAGGTTCCGGGTGGGCCATCGGCGAGCTATCCACAGTCGCTTGATGCTGAGGCCAATGGAGAGTGTCTCGACCGCTTTGCGGGCTTTGTAGGTGTGCCCTATGAGCGTTCGAAGTTGTTCTTCACCTATCTTTTGCCCTCAGTCGGAAGCTGGGCGGCGGGCGATCGAACGGTGGTTTGTGTACTTGAATCGGTTACCGGTCCATTGCACCGGTCGGCACGGGACTCCAAACTCTAG